The segment CGTCGACGCGGTGATGAACGAGGCATCGTCGCTGGCCAGGAAGGCGACGGATGCGGCAAGTTCCTCCGGCTCGGCAAATCGTCCGAGCGGCACGTGGACCAGCCGGCGCTGAGCCTGCTCAGGGTCTTTGGCGAACAGTTCCTTGAGCAGCGGGGTGTTGACGGGGCCAGGACAAAGTGCATTGATCCGGATCCCCTGCCGGGCGAACTCAACGCCGAGCTCGCGACTCATCGCCAGCACGCCGCCTTTGGAGGCGCTGTAGGAGATCTGTGAGGTGGCGGCGCCCATTACGGCTACGAACGACGCCGTGTTGATAATCGATCCCTTGCCCCGTTCCTGCATGTACGGGATCGCATGTTTGCAGCAGTAGTAGATCGAGGTCAGGTTGACCTCCTGCACTCGGCGCCAGGCATCGATCCCGGTGTCCAGGATCGATGCGTCATCCGGGGGTGAAATTCCCGCGTTATTGAACGCGATGTCGACACTCCCGTACGTTTCCTTCGCAGTGGCGTACATGTTCTTCACGTCGTCCTCGTTCGTCACGTCGACCTTGACGAACATGCCGCCGACTTCTGCCGCGGCTTCCTGGCCGGATGTCGGGTCGATGTCCGCGATGACGACACGCGCGCCTTCTGCCGCGAAGCGACGGGCGGTGGCCAAGCCGATGCCGCTGGCACCGCCGGTGATCACGGCGACCCGGCCGGACAGCCGGTTGGAGATAATTTCAGTCAACGTTGCTCCTTGATGTTGAGTCCGGGGTTACCCGGCAGTCGCTGCCGATGTCGAGATGAAAACGTTCTTTGTTTCGGTGAATGCGGCCAGCGCGTCCGGTCCGAGTTCACGGCCGAGACCGGACTGCTTGAAGCCTCCGAACGGGGTCGAGTAACGCACCGAGGAATGCGAGTTCACCGAGAGGTTCCCAGCCTCGACGGCACGGGATACCCGCAGCGCCCGGCCGAGGTTCTCGGTCCAAATCGATCCGGACAGCCCGTAGTTCGTGTCGTTCGCGATGGCGATCGCCTCGGCCTCGTCCTTGAACGGCACAACCGAGACAACGGGGCCAAAGATCTCTTCGGCGAAGTCGCGGCTGGAGGTGGAAGTGGGCGTGAGCACCGTCGGTGCGTACCAGAATCCGGGGCCTTCCGGCGCGGTCCCGCGGAAGGCGACGTTCGCACCATCGACATAGCCGGCGACCGAGCCGCGATGCGCGGCTGAGATCAGCGGACCCATCTCGGTAGCCGGGCTGGAAGGGTCCCCAACCCGAAAATCTGTCACGGCTTGCTCGAAGTGAGCCATGAACTCGTCATAGGCGCTGGCCTCGACCAAAAGCCGGGAGCGCGAACAACAGTCCTGGCCCGAGTTGTCGAAGACTCCGCCCGGAGCCGCTAATGCGGCGGCCTCCAGGTCGGCGTCCGCGAAAACAATATTTGAGTTCTTGCCGCCGAGCTCCAGCGTTACCCGTTTCACCTGATCGGCACAGCCGGCCATGATCCGTTTGCCAACCGCCGTCGACCCCGTGAAAACCACCTTTCGTACAGCCGGGTGGGTGACGAAGCGTTCGCCGACGACCGATCCCTTTCCTGGCAGGACCGTGAAGACGCCATCCGGAAGCCCGGCCTCACGGGCCAGTTCCCCGAGCCGGATAGCGGTGAGCGGGGTCAATTCCGCGGGCTTAAGCACGACCGTGTTTCCCGCGGCCAGCGCAGGTGCAAATCCCCAGCCGGCAATCGGCATCGGAAAGTTCCAGGGCACGATAACTCCGACGACGCCCAAGGGCTCCTGAAAGGTGACATTGATTCCGCCGGCCACCGGGATCTGCTTGCCGAAGAGCCGCTCCGGCGCGGCCGAATAGTAGGTGAGCACGTCCCGGACGTTGGCCGCCTCCCAGCGTGCATTGCCAATGGTGTGGCCCGCGTTGACCACCTCGAGTTGCGCCAGATTCTCGATGTCTGCGTCGACGGCCGCGGCAAACCGGCGGAGCAGCAGTGCCCGATCGGCCGGCGCAACCTCGCGCCAGGATTCGTATGCGTCCGCCGCAGCCGCGACCGCCCGGTCGGTGGCCTCCAGCGAGCTGAGCTCGACCGAGCGGGCAACTTCTTCCGTGGCCGGGTTGATCACGTCGTAGGTCGTCATGGTTTCGACACCTCCGCTTTCTCCATCTGTTCCTGTACCGCGGCAATGAAGCCCCTGAATAGCCTGTCGTCCTGCGGGTTCTGCTCCGGATGCCACTGCACTCCCAGAACCCAGCCTGCCCCGATGGTCTCGACCGCCTCGATGATTCCGTTGTCCGCCGACGCCGTAACCCGCAGGCCGTCGGCCAGCCGATCGATCGCCTGATGGTGGTAGCACGGCGCTGTAGCCGACTCCCCCAACAGATCGCCGGCGATCGAATGCGGTTCGGCGAAAATCTCCACCTCGCCGAACTGGCCGAGCGCTGGTTGGTAGTTGCTGGCCTCGGGAGCGACATCCGGCAGATGCTGGATAAGTGTCCCGCCGAGCGCAACATTGAGAACCTGCGCGCCACGGCAGATGGCGAAAAGTGGCAGCCGCCGGTTCAGCGCCGATACGGTCAGCGCGATGTCATGGTCGTCCCGAAACGGCTGGAAGTACGATGTCGGATGCGGTTCCTCGCCGTAGTTGGCGGGATCGACATCGACGCCGCCCACTATGATCAGGCCGTCGAGCACATCGAGGACGCTAGTATCCGTGCCCACCGGCGGTAAGAGAATCGGCACGCCACCAGCCGCCGCTACTCCACGGACATACGTGGCGGGCAGCACGACGGCGTCGTCATCCCACACGCCCCACCGGGCCTGCTGCAAGTACGTTGTCAGTCCGATTCGCGGCCGACGTCGCTTGCCGGACTCTGTATTGGGTGTCGTCTCCACAGTCATCAGATTAGAGCCGTTCAAAACCACGCACGCGCTCCCAGTCGGTGATAGCGGAGGCAAAAGCGGCGAGTTCAACCCGGGCCGCGTTCACATAGTGATCCACCACGTCACTGCCGAATGCCTCGCGCGCAAGCTCGCTCTTCTCCAGCAGATCAGCCGCGTCGCGCAGTGAGGTCGGCAGCCGCTCGGCATCGCCGATATAGGCATTGCCCTCGGTTATCCCCTCCAACGGAAGCCTGTTGTCGATGCCGTGCAGACCGGCGGCTATCAAGGCGGACACCGCCAGGTATGGGTTGAGGTCTCCGCCGCCGATCCGGCATTCGATTCGCAGCGACGGGCCGTGCCCGACAACGCGGATCGCGCAGCTTCTATTGTCGATGCCCCAGGCGACCGCGGTCGGCGCGAAGCTGCCTTCCACGAAGCGCTTATACGAATTGATATTGGGGGCGAAGAAGTAACCGAATTCCTTCAGGCAGGCCAGCTGGCCCGCTATGAAGCTCTCCATCATCTCGGAGAAGCCGTGCTCGCCGTCACCGGCCAGCACTGTCTCGTCATCGACGCTGCGCAGACTGAGATGGATATGGCAGGAGTTGCCCTCACGCTCGTTGTACTTCGCCATAAAGGTCAGGCTCTTGCCGTGCTGCGCGGCGATTTCCTTCGCGCCAGCCTTGTAGATGCTGTGATTGTCGCAGGATGCCAACGCTTCCTCATACCGGAACGTGATTTCGTGCTGTCCGAGGTTGCACTCTCCCTTCGCGGCCTCGACGTATAGCCCGGCTCCCTCCATGAAGTTGCGGATGTCGCGGAGCAGTGGCTCTACCCTGGCGGTGCCCAGCAGCGAGTAATCGACGTTGTACTGGTTGGCCGGATTCAGACCGCGATACCCGGATTTCCATGCTTCCTCGTAGGGAGTGTCGAAGACGATGAACTCCAGCTCGGTGCCGGCGTGTGCGGCAAGGCCACGTTCCAGCAGCCGGGCCAGCTGGGCTTTGAGGATCTGTCGTGGCGAGGCGACCACGTCAGTGCCATCGGGCCACTCCACGTCGCAAATCACAAGCGCTGAGCCGGGCTGCCACGGAAGCAGGCGCAGGGTTCCAAGGTCGGGCTTCATCACTAGATCGCCATAACCGTTTGCCCAGGATGACATGGCGTAACCATCGACTGTATTCATGTCCACATCGACTGCCAGCAGGTAATTGCAGCCTTCTGCGCCGTGGTGCATTACTTCTTCGATGAAAAACCTGGCGCCGCAGCGCTTGCCCTGCAACCGGCCCTGCACGTCGGTTATCGCGACGACGACGGTGTCGATCTCGCCGGATTCGACGAGGCCCTTCAGCTTCTCCGGCGTGATCATGCCTTTCCGTTCTACCGTCATGAGCAAATCTCCGATCTGGTGGTTGCGTAAATACAGTCGTATCGAGGTTTCATTTCAGTTCCGCCTCAGCCTGCTGGATCTGGGCGAACTCCTCTTCAGGCGCGGTGGCCACGAGCCTGTGTCGGCTGTAGAACCAGAAGTAGCCGAGTGCCAGAACGAAGATTCCCGCGGTGATCGAGGCGGCGAGAACGTCGACGAAGAAGGTGGCGACGACGGCGACCGCCGCGAGCACCAGCGCGATCGACGTTGTGACCGTGCCGCCCGGCGTCCGATAGCCGCGCGGCAGGTTGGGTTCCCGCTTACGGAGCACGATATGCGAGAGGTTCAGCAGAACGTATGACACGGTTGCGCCGAATACCGCAATGTTGATCAGCAGTCCGCCGTTCTGCGTCGTCGCAGCCAGGATGAAACCGATGGTTCCCGGAACGATAAGCGCCAGATAGGGTGTGCGACGCCTGGACGTTAGCGAAAGCCACCGTGGCAGGTAACCCGATCGGGAGAGCGCGAACAGCTGGCGGGAATACGCGAAGATGATCGAGAAGAAGCTGGCAACCAGCCCGGCCAGGCCCGCGTAATTGACGAAACTGGCGAGCCAGGTGTTGCCACCGTAGGCTATCCGGATCGCTTCCGGCAGTGGGTTGTCAGACTCACTCATAGCTTCCGCGCCCGCGGTCCCTGGCACCAGCAGCAGCATCAGCGCACCGAAGACCAGCAGAGTGATCATGGCGACGATGATGCCGCGCGGCATGTCCTTTTTGGGATTCGCCGACTCCTCAGCGGCCAGCGGAACACCTTCCACGGCGAGGAAGAACCAGATGCCGAACACCAGCGCCGCAACCACTCCGGAAAATCCGAACGGCAGGAACTGACTGGCTCCGGCGGCCGCGGTCGGTTCGATATCAAAAAGTTTCGCCGGGTCGAACTTGGCGATCATGCCGAAGACGAACGCGGCGAGGGCAACGACTGCGATAGCGGTGATCACGAACATGACCCGCAGCGCCTCGCCAACACCCCAGATGTGGATGCCTATGAAGATGACGTAACACACCAGGTAGATGACCCACGGCTGGATGCCGCCGAAAAGCCCCAGTGCCTGAACGTAGCCGCCGATAAAAGTGGCAATGGCGGCGGGCGCAACGGCGTACTCGATCAGAATTGCCATCCCAGTGGCGAAGCCGCCCAGGGGGCCGAGTGCTCTGCGGGCGAAGCCGTAGCCGGCGCCGGCCGTCGGCAGGGTTGAAGACAGTTCCGCCAGCCCGAACACCATGCAGGTGTACATCAGGCCCATCAGCAGGAAGGCGATCAGCAGGCCACCCCAGCCACCCACCGCCAGGCCGAGGTTCCATCCGGAGAAGTCGCCGGAAATCACGTAGGCGATGCCGAGTCCTGCTAGCAGTATCCAGCCTGCGGCACCACGTTTCAGCTGACGATCTTTCATGTACTGGTCGTCGACCGACCTGTAGTCCACCCGTTGTTTCGCCACGCCGAACCCGCCTTTGCAGAGGAACTCAATGGTTTGGTTTCAGTCCATAGGATTCGTTCCAGTGTGCTCGCGTGAACATTTGATGGTCAAGCATATTTGCAATACTTCTCGCGGAACGGCCGGAGCAAGGTTCCCCGTCAGCGAACCGAGGGTAGAGTCTGGGACAAGTGATTGGTCCATAAAGGAGCCATATGGCAGAGCTTGCAGGACGAGCAACGGCGTATTCAGCCGCACGCGCCGAGTTGGCAACCCTACGACCGGTACGACAGGGCAACGCCTTCGAGGAAACCATCGAGCGGCTCCTGCAGTCGATCAAACTCGGCACTTTTCGGGTTGGCGACAAGCTGCCACCGGAACGGGAACTTGCCGATCGGCTGCGGGTTTCCCGAGCCACATTGCGTGAGGCATTGTCCGAATTGCAGAAGGCCGAATACCTTGAGGTACGCAGGGGACGCTACGGCGGTGCATATGTTGCGCCTCTTCCGAAAGCGTCCGCTCAGGAACCCCGTCCGGTCGAGCCGTCCGAACTCGAGGATGCGCTGGCCTTCCGCGGCATTATCGAACCTGCCGCAGCCGAACTCGCGGCGAGCATGGAGCTGAGCGCCTCGTCGAGGCGGCACCTGCAAACATGCCTTATTGAAGTGGGGTCCTCCGGCGAGCACCAGTACCGGCAACTGGATTCTCGCCTGCACTTGGCTATAGCGGAAGTAACCGGCGTTCCTAGCCTGGTAGCCGCGGTTGCGGACGTCCGCAGCAGAATCAACGATTATCTTGATCGGATCCCGCTGATCGGTGCCAACCTCGGCAACTCCCAGGAACAGCATGAAGAGATCGTCCGGGCGATACTGGTCGGTGACCCGGCGCAAGCCATGGAAATCAGCAGACGCCACGTCGACGGTACGGCGCTGCTGCTTCGAGGCTTCCTCGCTTAGGCCCCGGCTGGGGCACCTGGCTCAGTCACCCTAGTTCCGACGTGCCTTAAATTTCTCGTTTCCGGGACATCCAGATTCAGGTTACGCGTTCAGTTTGCGCGTTCCGGCTGGCAGCGTGGGCACCAGTAGATTGCTCGGCGCCGGTCCTCGTCGGCGGCTTCGGCGGCTTCGGCGGCTTCGGCGACCGATGATGTGCGGATGATGCTGCCACATCGTCGGCACGGCTGTCCCTCCCGGCGGTAGACCCATAGAGATTTGCCCCGTCGCTCGTCTCCGGTTGTGCACCTGATCGATCTGTTCTTGTTGAATTGCAGCATCCGGAACGCGGTATCGATAAGTTTCGCCGGGTCGGCGATCTGCCGGACCAGAATCTGCGGATGCAGCCCACGCAGGAAGCAGAGTTCGTTCCGGTAGACGTTGCCGACACCCGCCATCACCCGCTGGTCCAACAGGACGGCCCCGACATCCCGGTCCGGCTCGGCCAGGAATCGGGTCAGGGCCTGCCCCGCGTCCCAGTCCGGGCCGAGCAGGTCCGGGCCGAGGTAGGCCAGCAGATCACTCTCTTCCCGCCGCGGCAAGACCTGGAGTGTCCCCAGCGAAAAGCCGACGGCAACCTTGTCCTCGGTTGTGAGTATCGCTCGGGCCTGGAAGGCGGGGCGCCGCCACCGCTCGCCAGGGGCATACACCTGCCACGAGCCCTCCATCTTCAGGTGCGAGTGAACCGTCAGGTCACCGGCCCTGAGCAGCAGGTGTTTTCCGCGGCTCAGCACTCCCTCGACGACTCGTCCGCTGAGATCGACGGTTGCGTATCGCGGCACTCGGAAATCACTCGCCAGCAGTGTTCTTCCGGCAAGCGCTTGGTCGAGCCTGCGCGCGGTCAGCCAGACGGTATCTCCTTCAGGCACGGATCCGCAGGCCTTTGGGACTCGGATAGAAGCCGGCAGCCTCCATCATCACCGCCAACCGGGTTCCGCCGATGTACTCGCCATCGGCCTTCTCCACCACGAGTTTCTCGACCCCGCCGGCCTTCACTGTGCCGGCCAGCGATTCGATGGCGGATTTCAGCGAGTCCTCATCCTCAGTGAAGGTGAGCACTGTCCTGCCGCCCCGCTCGACATAAAGAGTCAGTTCTCCGTCGCACAGCACCACGAGTGCCCCCGCCTTACGTCCGGGCCGGTGCTGGGATTCCGCGGCTTCACGGACCGGCCAGGGCAGGGCGGCACCGTATGGATTGGCCGGGTCGGTCGCTGCAAGCGTGACCGTCTCCAGCGCAGCGACGGCTCTGCTATCGCGCGACTGGTAGCGACGGAGCCGGTCGATGGTCGACGCCGCGGCGAACTGGGCTGCGCCAAGACCTTCGACAAAGTACCCGCGACGGCAGCGGCCGGAATCCTCGAAGCCACTGAGCACCTTGTAGGCAAGCGCGAAACCTCCGGTGATCCCCTCGCTGGTCACCGAGCCGCGCAACACAATTCCGTGCCGGTCCAGAAGTTGTTCGGCCATCGCATGCGCGCGCAGGGTTGGGTCCGGCTCAGGCTCAGGCAGCAGGGACCAGCGCCCTGCCGCCGAGGGCGGCCCGGTCCGACTTGGTACCGCAGCGCGTCCGAGGCCGGAGCGGTACGAGCGGGCCCGCGGCGTTCGGCGTCGAACCGAGTGTGCAGGCTTTCCGCCTCCAATCAATGAGCGCAGCGGCGCGAATGTGTCATTGCTGAGGTATCCGGCCCAGACCAGGTCCCACAGGTCGCTGTGCAATGACTCGTCATCGAGACTGCCGATCGCGTCAGACAGCTGACGGAAGAAGAATGCGCCACCACCGCCAAGGGTGTCGAGAATGTTGCGCTGGCGCTCATTCGGCTCGAATTCCGCGTCCCGCTGCACGCTGAGCGGCAATGTCTCTGCGGGATGGAGGCTGATCCAGCCGTCGCGGCCGGGCAGGCTGCCGGCTCCTGACCAGACGACCTCGCCATTTGCGGTGAGCTCATCCAGCATGGCTGGACTGTAATCGGCAACACGGCTGGCAAGGATCAGGGACTCCCAGGCCGATGCCGGAGCTGGCACGCCTGCCAGCTGGTCGAGCACAGTCAGCACGCCATCGGCCCCGGTCAGCTCGCTGCCAACATGCTGCCAGGCAGGCAGGAACCGGCCCAGTGCGGCCTGTGGGACGGGCTCGACCTCATTGCGCAGGGCCGCGAGCGAGCGACGCCTCAGCTGCGACAGCACAGCGGTGTCGCACCACTCGCTGCCCTGGTGTCCCGGCCGGAACTCCCCTTCGACCACGCGACGATCGGCAGCCAGCCGACGCAGCGTTTCGAGTGCCACCGCCACGCCGATTCCGAACCGGACGGCAACATCGTCGGCGGTGAACGGCCCGTGTGTTCGGGCATAGCGGCCAATCACATCGCCTAGTGGATCTCCGACTGGCTGGAGGAATGCAGCCGGGATGCCGGCGGGAGGCGGCACGCCGAGGCCATCGCGCAACCGGGCGGCATCCTCAATCGGAACCCACCAGAGCCCCCCGGCAAACGGAACTTCAAGGATTCGTTTCGCCGACCTCAGCTCGTCCAGCCATTGCCGCGGATTCAGATCCGAATCGCACCGCGCCGCCACTTCCTCGATGGTCAGCGGTCCGAGGAGCCTCAGCAGGTCGGCGAGTTCCTCTGCCGTTCGCGCCCTGCGGTCCGGCGCGAGGTGCTGCAATTCGCGCTCGGTCTGCCCGATTACCTGCTCGTCGAGCAGCTCACGCAGGTCAGCCCGGCCAAGCAGTTCCGACAGCAGCGTGGTGTCCAGGGACAACGCGGCGGCGCGACGTTCCGCCAGCGGCGAGTCCGAGTCGTACATGAACGATGCGACGTAGCCAAACAGCAGGGCCTGTGCGAACGGAGAGGCTGTTTCAGTCGTCACTTCCGCCAGCGAGATGTCGCGGGCACTGATCCGGCGCGCCAGGCCGAGCAGCGACGGCACATCGTAAACGTCCTGCAGGCATTCCCGCACCGTTTCCAGGATGATCGGAAAGCTCGGATACTTCCGGGCCACATCCAGTAGTTGCGCGGATCGCTGACGCTGCTGCCATAGCGGCGAGCGCCTGCCAGGATTCCGCCGCGGCAACAGCAACGCGCGGGCCGCGCATTCCCGGAAGCGCGACGCGAACAGCGCCGAGCCGCCGACCTGCTCGGTGACAAGTGCTTCGAGCTCTTCCGGCTCGAAGACGAACAGCTCGGCGCCAGGAGGCTCCTCGCCCATGTCCGGCACCCGGAGCACGATGCCGTCGTCGCTGGCGGCGACGGCGCCGTCGATCCCGTAACGCTCCTGCAGACGCGCGCCGATCGCGAGCGCCCACGGAGCATGTACCGGAGTGCCGAAGGGTGAGTGCAGCACGACGCGCCAGTCGCCCAGTTCGTCCCGGAAGCGCTCAACCACGAGCATCCGATCGCTGGGAACGTGCCGGGTGGCGTCCTGCTGTGCCCGGAGGAATGTGACCAGGTTATTTGCCGCCCATTCGTCCAGGCCTGCCGCCTCGGCGCGACGCAAGGCCGTCGTTTTATCGGCGCCGGCGACCTCCCGAGTGAAGACGCCCAGCGCCTCGCCCAGTTCGAACGGCCGGCCAAGGTTGTCGCCGAGCCAGAACGGCAGCCGACCCGGTTGTCCGAATGCCGGGCTCACCAATACCCGGTCGTGGGTGATGTCTTGAATCTTCCAGCTGGTGGCGCCGAGGGCGAATACATCGCCGACCCGCGATTCGTACACCATCTCCTCATCGAGCTCCCCGACGCGCGAGGCCTTCTCCCCCACCATGAATACGCCGAACATGCCCCGATCGGGGATCGTGCCACCGGAGGTTACTGCAAGTCGCTGGGCGCCGGGACGGCCGGTCACAGTTCCGGCCTCGCGGTCCCACACCACCCGCGGGCGCAGCTCGGCAAACTCGTCCGAGGGATATCGACCGGCAAGCAGATCGAGAGTCGCATCGAAAACAGACCTCGGCAGCGTGGCGAAGGGCGCCGCCATCCGCACCGTGGTGAACCAGTCATCGACGTCGAGCGTGTCCATTGCCGCCGCGGCGACGGTTTGCTGGGCAAGCACATCGAGAGGATTCCGTGGAACACTCATCGACTCGATCGCCCGGGCGACCATCCGCTCAGCCGTAACCGCTGCATGCACGAGATCGGTGCGCTGTTTCGGGTAGATCACCCCGCGGGATATCTCGCCGACCTGATGGCCGGCACGGCCGATCCGCTGCAGGCCGCTTGCCACCGACGGCGGCGATTCCACCTGGACGACCAGATCGACGGCGCCCATGTCGATACCGAGTTCGAGGCTGCTGGTCGCGACCACACAGCGAAGCCGTCCCGACTTCAGGTCATCCTCGATCAAAGCCCGCTGTTCCTTGCTGACCGAACCGTGGTGCGCCCTGGCCAGCAGCGGTTCTGCGCCGTAGGACGTCTCGCTTTGCGCCATCATCTGGGCCGGAGGCGGCACGGCCGGCTTCCGGTCGTTCAGGGACGTTCGTCCGGCAAGCTGCGCGGAGTAGATCTCATTGAACCTCGAGGTCAACCGCTCGGCCAGCCGGCGCGAGTTGGCGAACACAATCGATGACTTGTGCTCCAGGACCCGTTTGACAATGCTTTCTTCGACGTGCGGCCAGATCGAATTGTCGGAGTTGTCTGAGTTGTCGGCCTTGTCGGTTCCGGCTACCGGCGGCGATGCGCCCAGCTCGGTCATGTCCTCAACCGGCACGACGACGCGCAGGTCGAAGGTCTTACTAGCCTCCGGCGCGACAACCCGCACCGGGTGTTTGCCACCAAGGAACCGGGCAATCTCCTCTTGTGGTCGTACCGTTGCGGATAGCCCGATCCGCTGCGCCGGACTCTCCAGGATCGCGTCGAGTCGCTCCAGGGACAGGGCCAGATGAGCCCCGCGCTTGGTGCCTGCGACGGCGTGCACCTCATCGACGATGACCGTATCGACGGAGGCGAGGGATTCCCGTGCCGCGGAGGTGAGCATCAGGAACAGCGATTCCGGCGTGGTGATCAGGATGTCGGGCGGTCTGCTGACGAGCGAACGCCGCTCGGCCGGACTGGTGTCACCGGATCGCACGCCGACCCGGACGTGCGGCGCGGGCAGCCCCATGCCGCGTGCTGTCTGGGAGATCCCGACCAGGGGCGCGCGCAGATTACGTTCCACGTCAACGGCGAGGGCCTTCAAGGGCGAGATATAAAGCACCCTGGTCGCGGCCTTGTCCTGCCGGCCGGCCGCGGCTCCGGCGCTCGGTCGGCCAGCGTCGGCGGACTCGGCGTCGGCATCGGTTTCTCCGGCAGCGAGCCGGTCAAGCGCCCAGAGGAAGGCCGCGAGCGTCTTGCCCGAACCGGTGGGTGCGACGACAAGCGCATTGGCGCCCGATGACACGGCATCCCACGCGCCGGCCTGGGCGCTGGTCGGCGCGGCAAACGCGCGGCTGAACCACTCCCTGGTGGCCGGCGAAAACCGCCGCAACACGTCCTCGGTTCTGCTCACCACTCCATGCTGGCACAGACCACCGACAACGCGACCGGCATAAGGCGCGGCCGCAGGCAGCCTCAGGGTCAGCTCGTCCGGTTCGTTTCCGGATCTCCCTCGATCGACTGGTCTTTGCCGCTGATCCGCTTCGTCCACGCCGTCAGGATTTCCGGATCGGTCGGCTTAGTCAGCAGGCTGACCGCGATGTAGACCACAAGTGCAGAACCCAAGCCGTAGTAGATCGGTTCGTTGGCGAAGATGTCACGTACGACCAGCATGGTGCCGATCGTGACGACGCCACCCGCAATCATCGACGCCATCGCGCCCACGATCGTGCCGCGCTTCCACACCAGGCCGCCGATAATCGCAACCAGCAGGCCGCCGACCAGCAGGTCGTAGGCAATCGTCAGCGCGCCGACCACGTCCTGGATCAGGCACGCCAGCCCAAGCATCAGGATGCCGAAGGCGAGGATGTAGAGCCGGTTGCCCCTGATCTCGTCGTGGCTGGATTTCTCCGCGGCGGCGTGCCGCTTGAACAGTGCCGCGACCACGTCCTTGTTCGCAACTGTGGCCGCGGCAATCAGTGTGCCGGAGGAAGTCGACATGATCGCGGCCAACGCGGCGGCCAGAACGAGGCCGGCAAGGGCCGGCGGCAGCGTACCGCCCACGACCTGGGCAAACGCGTCATCTGCCACCTCGAGGTTCGGGATGATGACCTTCGTCGCCATGCCGATCATGGCCCCGGCAACGCCGAATGCCAAGCAGTAGAGACCGGACGTCAGTCCACCCCAGCGCGCAACGCCCGGGCTGCGCGAAGTGAATACCCGCTGCCAGATGTCCTGACCGATCAGCAGGCCGAAGCCGTAGATCACGAAATAGGTCAGGATGGTGCCGCCGCCGATCGCGGTCAGGCTGAAGAACTCCGGAGGCAGCGCGGCCTGCATCCCGCTCCAGCCGCCTGCCTTGCTGATCACGATCGGCAGCAGAATGAAGAAGATGCCGACGGTCATGATCAGGAACTGCACGAAGTCGGTCAGCGTGATCGACCACATTCCGCCCAGAATCGAGTAGATGATCACCACGCTTCCGCCGAGCAGGATGGCCGGAATCCGGTCGATGTCGAAGAGCACGCTGAAGACCGTGCCGTAGGCAACGGTCGAAGTGACGGCGAGAAACAGTGCGTAGAACATCATGATCGTGCCGGACAGCAGCGCCGATCCCCTGCCGTAGCGCAGGTCCAGCATCTGCGGGACGGTATAGACCCGAAGTTTCTGGATCCGGCCGGCGAACAGCAGGCTGAGCACGCAAATCCCGATGCCGATGGCGAACACCAACCACATCCCGGAGATGCCGTGGGTGTAGCCGAGCCCGACTCCGCCGATGGTCGACGCGCCACCGAGCACCACAGCGGCAAGAGTGCCGGAGTACAGGAATGGGCCGAGCCGGCGACCCGCGACGAGGAAGTCCGACTCGCTCTTGGCGCGACTGCGGCCCCAGAGTCCGATGCCGATCATGCCAAGCATGTAGACGACGATGACGACTATGTCCATGGTCAAACCCTTTGTCGTGGCGACCCGCCTATTGCGGGCCGACGCAGTGAACTAACTGGTG is part of the Saxibacter everestensis genome and harbors:
- a CDS encoding sodium:solute symporter, which codes for MDIVVIVVYMLGMIGIGLWGRSRAKSESDFLVAGRRLGPFLYSGTLAAVVLGGASTIGGVGLGYTHGISGMWLVFAIGIGICVLSLLFAGRIQKLRVYTVPQMLDLRYGRGSALLSGTIMMFYALFLAVTSTVAYGTVFSVLFDIDRIPAILLGGSVVIIYSILGGMWSITLTDFVQFLIMTVGIFFILLPIVISKAGGWSGMQAALPPEFFSLTAIGGGTILTYFVIYGFGLLIGQDIWQRVFTSRSPGVARWGGLTSGLYCLAFGVAGAMIGMATKVIIPNLEVADDAFAQVVGGTLPPALAGLVLAAALAAIMSTSSGTLIAAATVANKDVVAALFKRHAAAEKSSHDEIRGNRLYILAFGILMLGLACLIQDVVGALTIAYDLLVGGLLVAIIGGLVWKRGTIVGAMASMIAGGVVTIGTMLVVRDIFANEPIYYGLGSALVVYIAVSLLTKPTDPEILTAWTKRISGKDQSIEGDPETNRTS